From one Pseudomonas sp. S35 genomic stretch:
- a CDS encoding GNAT family N-acetyltransferase, translating into MNKIHVSVADWQKDIAEIRRIREAVFIAEQSVPPELEWDADDADAVHFLAFEGDFPIGTARLLPSGEIGRVSVLKDWRGLKVGDKLMEAVIGVAEQRGQTKQFLSAQVYAAPFYERLGFKIVSEEFLEVGIPHVDMVRGD; encoded by the coding sequence ATGAATAAGATTCACGTAAGTGTCGCGGACTGGCAAAAGGATATCGCCGAGATACGGCGCATTCGTGAAGCGGTGTTTATCGCTGAACAATCGGTTCCACCTGAGCTCGAGTGGGACGCGGACGACGCTGATGCGGTGCATTTCCTAGCGTTCGAAGGTGACTTTCCAATAGGCACCGCTCGCCTGCTGCCCAGCGGCGAGATCGGTCGCGTGTCGGTGCTCAAGGACTGGCGCGGACTGAAGGTCGGCGACAAGCTGATGGAAGCGGTGATCGGCGTGGCCGAACAACGCGGCCAGACCAAGCAGTTCCTCAGTGCGCAGGTGTATGCGGCGCCGTTCTACGAGCGGCTGGGCTTCAAGATCGTCAGCGAGGAATTCCTTGAAGTCGGGATCCCCCATGTTGATATGGTGCGCGGGGACTGA
- the aceA gene encoding isocitrate lyase: MALTREQQIAALEKDWAENPRWKGVTRAYSAADVVRLRGSVQPEHTFAKLGAEKLWNLVTQGAKPSFRPDKDFVNCMGALTGGQAVQQVKAGIQAIYLSGWQVAADNNSAESMYPDQSLYPVDSVPTVVKRINNSFRRADQIQWKAGKGPGDEGYIDYFAPIVADAEAGFGGVLNAYELMKSMIEAGAAGVHFEDQLASVKKCGHMGGKVLVPTQEAVQKLTAARLAADVAGTPTIILARTDANAADLLTSDCDPYDQPFVTGERTQEGFYKVRAGLDQAIARGLAYAPYADLIWCETAKPDLDEARRFAEAIKKEYPDQLLSYNCSPSFNWKKNLDDATIAKFQRELSAMGYKHQFITLAGIHNMWHSMFNLAHDYARNDMTAYVKLQEQEFADASKGYTFVAHQQEVGTGYFDDMTTVIQGGTSSVTALTGSTEEEQFH, from the coding sequence ATGGCACTGACACGCGAACAGCAAATTGCAGCCCTTGAAAAAGACTGGGCTGAAAACCCACGCTGGAAAGGCGTGACCCGCGCTTATTCCGCTGCTGACGTCGTCCGCCTGCGTGGCTCGGTTCAACCTGAGCACACCTTTGCAAAACTCGGCGCCGAGAAGCTGTGGAACCTGGTCACCCAAGGTGCCAAGCCTTCCTTCCGCCCCGACAAAGATTTCGTCAACTGCATGGGCGCCCTCACTGGCGGCCAGGCAGTCCAACAGGTAAAAGCCGGTATCCAGGCGATCTACCTGTCCGGCTGGCAAGTGGCAGCGGACAACAACTCCGCTGAATCCATGTACCCCGACCAATCGCTGTACCCGGTTGACTCCGTACCGACCGTGGTCAAGCGCATCAACAACTCGTTCCGTCGCGCCGACCAGATCCAGTGGAAGGCCGGTAAAGGCCCGGGCGATGAAGGCTACATCGACTACTTCGCGCCAATCGTGGCTGACGCCGAAGCCGGTTTCGGCGGCGTACTGAACGCCTACGAACTGATGAAAAGCATGATCGAAGCAGGCGCCGCTGGCGTTCACTTTGAAGACCAACTGGCCTCCGTGAAGAAATGCGGCCACATGGGCGGCAAGGTGCTGGTTCCGACCCAGGAAGCCGTACAAAAGCTGACCGCGGCACGCTTGGCGGCTGACGTTGCCGGTACACCGACCATCATCCTGGCGCGTACCGATGCCAACGCTGCCGACCTGCTGACCTCGGACTGCGACCCGTACGACCAGCCGTTCGTAACCGGTGAGCGCACCCAGGAAGGCTTCTACAAAGTACGTGCCGGCCTGGACCAGGCCATCGCCCGCGGCCTGGCCTACGCACCGTATGCCGACCTGATCTGGTGCGAAACCGCCAAGCCGGACCTGGACGAAGCCCGTCGCTTCGCCGAAGCGATCAAGAAGGAATACCCGGACCAACTGCTGTCCTACAACTGCTCGCCTTCCTTCAACTGGAAGAAGAACCTGGACGACGCGACCATCGCCAAGTTCCAGCGCGAGCTGTCCGCCATGGGCTACAAGCACCAGTTCATCACCCTGGCCGGCATCCACAACATGTGGCACAGCATGTTCAACCTGGCGCACGACTACGCCCGCAACGACATGACCGCCTACGTGAAGCTGCAGGAGCAGGAATTCGCCGACGCCTCCAAGGGCTACACCTTTGTGGCGCACCAGCAGGAAGTGGGCACCGGCTACTTCGACGACATGACCACCGTGATCCAGGGCGGCACGTCGTCCGTGACCGCGCTGACCGGTTCGACTGAAGAAGAGCAGTTCCACTAA
- the hflD gene encoding high frequency lysogenization protein HflD: MSPTQEQLTALGGVFLCAVLVDKIAKTGQVTEAGLTCMLGSLLIRDPKDTLQVYGGDDLALREGYRALIGALERDPSTLQREPLRYALSMLGLERQLAKREDMLETIGKRLPQIQSQVEHFGPAHENVIAACGALYQDTLSTLRQRIQVHGDMRNLQQPNNASKIRALLLAGIRSARLWRQLGGHRWQLVISRRKLLKELYPLMRNE; the protein is encoded by the coding sequence ATGAGCCCGACCCAGGAGCAATTGACGGCACTCGGCGGCGTATTTCTCTGCGCCGTGCTGGTGGACAAGATCGCCAAGACCGGCCAGGTCACCGAAGCGGGCCTGACCTGCATGCTCGGCAGCCTGCTGATCCGCGACCCCAAGGACACACTGCAAGTCTACGGGGGCGACGACCTGGCGCTGCGCGAAGGTTACCGCGCACTGATCGGCGCCCTGGAGCGCGACCCGAGCACCCTACAGCGTGAGCCGTTGCGCTACGCCCTGTCGATGCTCGGTCTTGAACGCCAATTGGCCAAGCGTGAAGACATGCTGGAAACCATTGGCAAGCGCTTGCCACAGATCCAATCCCAGGTGGAGCACTTCGGGCCAGCCCACGAAAACGTGATCGCCGCCTGCGGTGCGCTGTACCAGGACACGTTGAGCACCTTGCGCCAGCGGATCCAGGTCCACGGTGACATGCGCAACCTGCAACAACCGAACAACGCCTCGAAGATCCGCGCCCTGCTGTTGGCCGGTATTCGCTCGGCACGGTTGTGGCGCCAGCTGGGCGGTCATCGTTGGCAGTTGGTCATAAGCCGTCGCAAATTGCTCAAAGAGCTTTACCCGTTGATGCGCAACGAATAA
- a CDS encoding cupin domain-containing protein translates to MNPDIPLQLLGGITAREFLRDYWQKKPLLIRQAIPDFESPIDADELAGLALEEEVESRLVIEHGERPWELRRGPFAEDAFASLPEREWTLLVQAVDQFVPEVAELLEQFRFLPSWRIDDVMISFAAPGGSVGPHFDNYDVFLLQAQGKRNWKIGQMCSSESPLLQHADLRILAEFEESAEWVLEPGDMLYLPPRLAHFGIAEDDCMTYSVGFRAPSAAEVLTHFTDFLSQYLTDEERYTDADAQPVSDPHQIQSDALDRLKSLLAEHMSDERMLLTWFGQFMTEPRYPELVAGEELGEEDFISTLQDGAILVRNPSARMAWSEVDDDVLLFASGQSRYLPGKLRELLKLVCSADALHSENLGEWLADEDGRDLLCELVKQGSLGFADE, encoded by the coding sequence ATGAATCCTGACATCCCTCTTCAACTTTTGGGCGGCATCACGGCAAGGGAATTCCTGCGCGACTACTGGCAGAAAAAACCGCTGCTGATCCGTCAGGCCATCCCTGATTTCGAAAGCCCGATCGACGCCGACGAACTGGCCGGCCTGGCTCTGGAAGAAGAAGTCGAATCGCGCCTGGTAATCGAACACGGCGAGCGTCCGTGGGAACTGCGTCGCGGCCCGTTCGCCGAAGACGCCTTCGCCAGCCTGCCTGAACGCGAGTGGACCCTGCTGGTGCAGGCGGTCGACCAGTTCGTACCGGAAGTGGCCGAGCTGCTGGAACAGTTCCGCTTTCTGCCAAGCTGGCGCATCGATGATGTGATGATCAGCTTCGCCGCACCAGGCGGCAGCGTCGGTCCGCACTTCGACAACTACGATGTATTCCTGCTGCAAGCCCAGGGCAAGCGCAATTGGAAGATCGGCCAGATGTGCAGCTCCGAAAGCCCACTGCTGCAACACGCCGACCTGCGCATCCTCGCTGAATTCGAAGAAAGTGCCGAATGGGTGCTGGAACCGGGCGACATGCTCTACCTGCCACCGCGCCTGGCACACTTCGGTATTGCCGAAGACGACTGCATGACCTACTCGGTCGGCTTCCGCGCGCCAAGCGCTGCCGAAGTATTGACCCATTTCACTGACTTCCTCAGCCAGTACCTGACCGACGAAGAACGCTACACCGACGCTGACGCCCAACCGGTCAGCGACCCGCACCAGATCCAGAGCGACGCCCTCGACCGCCTCAAGAGCCTGCTGGCCGAGCACATGAGCGACGAGCGCATGCTGCTGACCTGGTTCGGCCAGTTCATGACCGAGCCACGCTATCCGGAACTGGTGGCGGGCGAAGAGCTGGGCGAAGAAGACTTCATCAGCACGCTGCAGGACGGCGCGATCCTGGTGCGCAACCCGAGCGCGCGCATGGCGTGGTCGGAAGTGGACGATGACGTGCTGTTGTTCGCCAGCGGCCAAAGCCGTTACCTGCCGGGCAAGCTGCGCGAACTGTTGAAGCTGGTGTGCTCCGCCGACGCACTGCACAGTGAAAATCTTGGTGAATGGCTCGCCGACGAAGACGGCCGCGATCTGCTGTGCGAGCTGGTCAAGCAAGGCAGCCTGGGATTTGCCGATGAATAA
- the mnmA gene encoding tRNA 2-thiouridine(34) synthase MnmA, which produces MRDPAPSDTQKKRVIVGMSGGVDSSVSAVLLMEQGYEVEGLFMKNWEEDDGTEYCTAMDDLADAQAVCDKIGIKLHTANFAAEYWDNVFEHFLAEYKAGRTPNPDILCNREIKFKAFLDYAMILGADLIATGHYVRRRDIDGRTELLKGLDPNKDQSYFLHAVGGEQIAKTLFPVGELEKPEVRRIAEIHGLATAKKKDSTGICFIGERRFSDFLKQYLPAQPGEIKTTDGEVIGRHHGLMYHTIGQRQGLGIGGLKDAGEEPWYVLVKDLENNVLIVGQGNEHPLLFSGALLASDIYWVNPIDLSTPRHLTAKVRYRQSDQPCTLEKTATGYRATFDDPQRAVTPGQSVVFYDGEICLGGGVIEVAQAWSNPA; this is translated from the coding sequence ATGCGTGATCCAGCCCCTTCTGACACACAAAAGAAGCGCGTCATCGTCGGCATGTCCGGCGGCGTGGATTCTTCCGTTTCCGCCGTTCTGCTCATGGAGCAGGGTTATGAGGTGGAAGGCCTGTTCATGAAGAACTGGGAAGAAGACGATGGAACGGAATATTGCACCGCCATGGACGACCTGGCTGACGCCCAGGCCGTGTGCGACAAGATCGGTATCAAGCTGCACACCGCCAACTTCGCCGCCGAGTACTGGGACAACGTGTTCGAGCACTTCCTGGCCGAATACAAGGCCGGCCGCACGCCGAACCCGGACATCCTGTGCAACCGGGAAATCAAGTTCAAGGCATTCCTCGACTACGCCATGATCCTCGGCGCCGACCTGATTGCTACTGGCCACTACGTGCGCCGCCGCGATATCGATGGGCGCACCGAACTGCTCAAGGGCCTGGACCCGAACAAGGACCAGAGTTACTTCCTGCACGCCGTCGGCGGTGAACAGATAGCCAAGACTCTGTTCCCGGTCGGCGAGCTGGAAAAGCCCGAAGTGCGCAGGATCGCCGAGATACACGGCCTGGCCACCGCCAAGAAGAAAGACTCCACCGGGATTTGCTTTATCGGCGAACGCCGTTTCAGCGACTTCCTCAAGCAATACCTGCCGGCGCAGCCGGGCGAGATCAAGACCACCGACGGTGAAGTCATCGGCCGCCATCACGGCCTGATGTACCACACCATCGGCCAGCGCCAGGGCCTGGGCATCGGCGGCTTGAAAGACGCCGGTGAAGAGCCGTGGTACGTACTGGTCAAGGATCTGGAAAACAACGTGTTGATCGTCGGCCAGGGCAATGAACATCCGCTGCTGTTCTCGGGCGCGCTGCTGGCCTCTGACATCTATTGGGTCAACCCGATCGACCTCAGCACCCCGCGCCACCTGACCGCCAAGGTGCGCTATCGCCAGAGCGACCAGCCCTGCACCCTGGAAAAAACCGCCACCGGCTACCGCGCCACCTTCGATGACCCGCAACGCGCGGTCACCCCTGGCCAGTCCGTGGTGTTCTATGACGGCGAAATCTGCCTGGGCGGCGGCGTGATTGAAGTCGCGCAAGCCTGGAGCAACCCGGCATGA
- a CDS encoding NADH-quinone oxidoreductase subunit A: protein MTEATGLMAHNWGFAIFLLGVVGLCAFMLGVSSLLGSKAWGRSKNEPFESGMLPTGGARLRLSAKFYLVAMLFVIFDIEALFLFAWSVSVRESGWTGFVEALVFIAILLAGLVYLFRVGALDWAPEARRKRQAKLKQ from the coding sequence ATGACCGAAGCGACAGGACTCATGGCCCACAACTGGGGCTTTGCCATTTTCCTCCTCGGTGTTGTCGGCCTCTGCGCCTTCATGCTCGGCGTCTCCAGCCTCCTCGGGTCAAAAGCCTGGGGCCGCAGCAAAAACGAACCGTTCGAGTCGGGCATGCTACCTACAGGTGGCGCCCGCTTGCGGCTCTCAGCCAAATTCTATCTGGTCGCGATGCTGTTCGTGATCTTCGATATCGAAGCCCTTTTTCTCTTTGCCTGGTCTGTGTCCGTCCGCGAAAGCGGCTGGACCGGATTCGTCGAAGCTCTCGTTTTCATAGCAATTCTGTTGGCAGGCCTTGTCTACCTATTCCGAGTGGGCGCCCTTGATTGGGCTCCGGAAGCTCGTCGTAAGCGGCAAGCGAAGCTGAAACAATGA
- a CDS encoding secretin N-terminal domain-containing protein, with protein MSLRTLLTALLLTASCSAMADTEVVNLSNRTSADLLPVAQNFIGKDGTVSAYGNQLIVNADPGKIQDLRALLGQLDTPAKRLLITVDTNENNQQNTSNNQTRIISYGTASRDGGIQQIQASEGVPALIQVGQSVPLTTTQPDAYGRPQNQTQYRNVTQGFYVTASVTGETVHLAISTNRDRMSQERPDVVNVQSTDTTVSGRLGEWIPLAGINRQTQAEKSSTTRSYSTQGRDDLTLRVKVDTLN; from the coding sequence ATGTCCCTACGCACCCTGCTCACCGCCCTCCTCCTGACCGCCAGCTGCTCGGCCATGGCCGACACCGAAGTCGTCAACCTGAGCAATCGCACCAGCGCCGACCTGCTCCCCGTGGCGCAGAATTTCATCGGCAAGGACGGCACCGTCAGCGCCTATGGCAATCAGCTAATCGTCAACGCCGACCCCGGCAAGATCCAAGACCTGCGCGCCCTGCTCGGCCAACTCGACACCCCAGCCAAACGCCTGCTGATTACCGTCGACACTAACGAAAACAACCAGCAAAACACCAGCAACAACCAGACACGCATCATCAGCTATGGCACCGCTAGCCGTGACGGCGGCATCCAGCAGATCCAAGCCAGCGAAGGCGTACCCGCCCTGATTCAGGTTGGCCAGAGCGTGCCACTGACCACGACACAACCCGACGCCTACGGTCGCCCGCAAAACCAGACCCAATATCGCAACGTGACGCAAGGCTTCTACGTGACCGCAAGCGTCACCGGCGAGACCGTGCACCTGGCGATCAGTACAAACCGTGACCGCATGAGCCAGGAGCGTCCCGATGTAGTGAATGTTCAAAGTACCGACACAACCGTCAGCGGCCGCCTCGGCGAGTGGATCCCCCTGGCCGGCATCAACCGCCAGACCCAGGCCGAAAAATCCTCTACAACCCGCAGCTACTCTACGCAGGGCCGCGATGACCTGACTTTGCGGGTCAAGGTCGACACCCTGAACTGA
- the purB gene encoding adenylosuccinate lyase, with protein sequence MQLSSLTAVSPVDGRYAGKTQALRPIFSEYGLIRARVLVEVRWLQRLAAHPAISEVPAFSAEANAVLNTLAENFSLEHAERVKEIERTTNHDVKAIEYLLKEQAAKLPELAQVSEFIHFACTSEDINNLSHALMLREGRDDVMLPLMRQTAEAIRELAIRFADVPMLSRTHGQPASPTTLGKELANVVYRLERQIAQVAAVPLLGKINGAVGNYNAHLSAYPEIDWEANARAFIENELGLGFNPYTTQIEPHDYIAELFDAIARFNTILIDFDRDIWGYISLGYFKQRTIAGEIGSSTMPHKVNPIDFENSEGNLGIANALFQHLASKLPISRWQRDLTDSTVLRNLGVGFAHSVIAYEASLKGISKLELNAQKISADLDACWEVLAEPIQTVMRRYNIENPYEKLKELTRGKGISPEALQTFIDGLDMPAAAKAELKLLTPANYIGNAVEQAKRI encoded by the coding sequence ATGCAGCTCTCTTCGCTCACTGCGGTTTCCCCTGTTGACGGCCGCTACGCCGGCAAAACCCAGGCCCTGCGCCCTATTTTCAGCGAATACGGCCTGATCCGTGCTCGTGTACTGGTTGAAGTGCGCTGGCTCCAGCGCCTGGCCGCTCACCCCGCCATCAGCGAAGTGCCGGCGTTCTCCGCCGAAGCCAACGCTGTGCTCAACACCCTGGCGGAAAACTTCTCTCTGGAGCACGCCGAGCGTGTGAAAGAGATCGAGCGCACCACCAACCACGACGTCAAAGCCATTGAATACCTGCTCAAAGAGCAGGCGGCCAAGCTGCCGGAACTGGCCCAGGTCAGCGAGTTCATCCACTTTGCCTGCACCAGCGAGGACATCAACAACCTGTCCCACGCCCTGATGCTGCGCGAAGGCCGCGATGACGTCATGCTGCCGCTGATGCGCCAGACTGCCGAAGCCATCCGCGAACTGGCGATCCGTTTCGCCGACGTGCCGATGCTGTCGCGCACCCACGGCCAACCGGCATCGCCGACCACCCTGGGTAAAGAACTGGCCAACGTGGTCTATCGCCTGGAGCGCCAGATCGCTCAAGTTGCCGCAGTCCCATTGCTGGGCAAGATCAACGGCGCCGTCGGCAACTATAACGCCCACCTGTCGGCCTACCCGGAGATCGATTGGGAAGCCAACGCCCGCGCCTTCATCGAAAACGAGCTGGGCCTGGGCTTCAACCCGTACACCACGCAGATCGAACCGCACGACTACATCGCCGAGCTGTTCGACGCCATTGCGCGCTTCAACACCATCCTGATCGACTTCGATCGCGATATTTGGGGCTACATCTCCCTGGGCTATTTCAAGCAGCGCACCATTGCCGGTGAAATCGGTTCGTCGACCATGCCGCACAAGGTCAACCCGATTGACTTCGAAAACTCCGAAGGCAACCTGGGCATCGCCAACGCCCTGTTCCAGCACTTGGCCAGCAAGTTGCCAATCTCCCGCTGGCAGCGCGACCTGACCGACTCCACCGTCCTGCGCAACCTTGGCGTGGGCTTCGCTCACAGCGTGATCGCGTACGAAGCCAGCCTTAAAGGCATCAGCAAGCTTGAGCTCAACGCGCAGAAAATCTCCGCTGACCTGGACGCCTGCTGGGAAGTCCTGGCCGAGCCGATCCAGACCGTGATGCGCCGCTACAACATCGAAAACCCGTACGAGAAGCTGAAAGAGTTGACTCGCGGCAAGGGCATCAGCCCTGAAGCACTGCAAACTTTCATCGACGGCCTGGACATGCCAGCCGCTGCCAAGGCCGAGCTGAAACTGCTCACTCCGGCCAACTACATTGGCAACGCTGTAGAGCAAGCCAAGCGCATCTGA